The Variovorax sp. S12S4 genome includes the window GCCACGTTGTTCAGAAAGCAGAAACCCATGGCCTGCTCGCGGCAGGCGTGATGCCCGGGCGGACGCACCGAGCAGAAGGCGTTGTCGACCTCGCCTGCCATCACCGCGTCGGTGGCGGCAATGGCGGCTCCGGCGGCCCGGCGCGCGGCCAGCAGCGTGTAGCGGTTCAGGATGGTGTCCGGGTCGAGCATCGCATGGGCGGGCCCGCCGGCCGGCTCGTCGGCCACCAGGCGCTGGTGGAGTTCTTCGAGGTATTCCAGGTGTGCTTCGCTGTGCGCCCGGGTGATCTGGGCAAGGGTGGCCAATGGCACGTCCCGGTGTTCGAGGGCGTCGCCCACCCCGGTCAGCAGCAGCCTGTCTTCGATGGCGCCCAGCCGCTCGGGACATTCGGGGTGGCCCCGTCCCATGTCGTGCTTCCAGCAATCGCGATGTGTGAAGTAGCCGGTCTTGCCCATCTCTTTGCCGTGTCTCTGTCGTATCTAGACCTCACACAGCATGGGGCTGCGCGGTCTTACGGTATCGTTTGCATATGGATACAAATATGGACGTTGCTGCGAAGCTTGCCACTTTGCTGAATCAGCTTAACACGGTGATCGTCGGCAAAGAGGCGCAAGTGCGCGACTGCGTGGCCTGCCTGCTGGCGGGCGGGCACCTGCTCATCGAGGATGTGCCGGGGGTCGGCAAGACCACCCTCGCCCATGCGCTCTCGCACACCTTCGGGCTGCAGTTCTCGCGCGTGCAGTTCACGGCCGACCTGATGCCGGGCGACCTGTCGGGCGTGGCCATCTACGACCGCGGGCAGCAGGCCTTCGTGTTCCACCCCGGCCCGATCTTCGCGCAGGTGCTTCTGGCGGACGAAATCAACCGCGCCAGCCCCAAGACCCAGAGCGCGCTGCTCGAGGCCATGGAAGAAAAGCAGGTCACCATCGAAGGAGAGACCCGGCCGCTGCCCACGCCCTTTTTCGTGATTGCCACGCAGAACCCGCAGGACCAGCTCGGCACGTTCGCGTTGCCCGAATCGCAGCTCGACCGGTTCCTCATGCGCATCTCGCTGGGCTACCCCGACCGCGCGGCCGAGCGCGAGCTGCTCGCGGGGGCCGACCGCCGCGAAATGCTGGCCACCCTGCCCGCGCTGCTGACCGCGGGCGAACTCACGGCGCTGCAGCAGCGCGTTCAGCAGGTGCATGCGGCCGAGCCGCTTTTGAACTACGTGCAAGACCTGATTGCCGCCACGCGCTCCGGCCGGTGGTTCTTGCAGGGCCTCTCGCCGCGCGCCGGCATTGCCGTGCTGCGCGCCGCCAAGGCGCAGGCGCTGCTGGCCAACCGCAGCTACGTTGCGCCGGACGACGTGCAATCGATCCTGCCGCAGACGATTGCGCACCGCCTCACGCCCGTGGGCGACGCCGGCCGCGGCGCCGTGGAGCAGGTGCGCGCGATGATCGCGGACGTGCCGCTGCCGTAACAATGAACCGTCTCGTTTGCCACCGATGATCGCGTCGCTACGCTCGCGCATCGACGGCTGGTTCCTGTCACGCCGGCCGCCTTCGGACACACTGGAGCTCACGCAGCGCAACGTCTACATCGTGCCCACGCGTGCGGGCTGGACGCTGGCCGCCACGCTGCTGGTGCTGCTGGTCGCGTCGATCAACTACCAGCTCAACCTGGGCTACCTGCTGACCTTCCTGCTCGCGGGCAGCGTGGCCGTGGGCATGCACGTCTGCCATGCCACGCTGCGCGGGCTGGCCATGCACCTGACGCCGCCCGATGCGCACTATGCGGGCGCCGCCGCGGTTTTTCGGGTGGTGCTGCACAATACGCGGCGCAGCGTGCGCTACGGCATCGGCATGGCCGTGCGCGGCAGCGGCCAGTGGGCGTGGACGGACGTGCCGGCCGAAGGAACCTCCACCGTCGAGATCGCCTTCAAGCCCGAAAGGCGCGGCCTTCATCCCGTGCCGCCGCTCACCGCCGAAACACGGTTTCCGCTGGGAACATTCCGCGTCTGGACGGTGTGGCGGCCGGCCGCGCAGATGCTGGTCTACCCGACGCCGGAAGCGCATCCGCCGCCGTTGCCGCCCGGGGAGCCCCTTTCGGGACCGGCCGCCACGTCGGCTGCCCTGCGCTCACAGTCGGCTGGCGAATATGACGGGCTGCGGGCCTACCGCCGCGGCGATCCGCTCAAGCTGGTGGTCTGGAAGAAAGCGGGCCGGGCGCAAGCCACCGGGTCTGAAGAACTCGTGAGCCGAGACATGCAGCAGACCCAGCGCGAGGAGCTGTGGCTCGATGCCCAGGCTACCAACCTCGCCGACACCGAGGCCCGCGCATCGCGGCTTTGCGCATGGGTGTTGATGGCGGACCGGCTGGGCGTGGACTACGGCATCCGCATCGCCGGTCGGGTGGTGCAGCCCTCGCAGGGCGAAGCCCACCGCAGGGCCTGCCTGGAGGCCTTGGCACTATGTTGAACCGGGAGCACCGCGCATGAACAAGTTCAGGCGCGAGATCGCGGCACTGCCGAGGGACGCCCGGGACACGCTGTTCCTGCTCTCGGTCATTGCGCTGATCGTGTTGCCGCAGGCCGAGAACCTGCCGTGGTGGTGCACCGCCATCACCGCGATGGTCCTGGTGTGGCGCGGCACGCTGGCAGTCGACGCCCGCCCGCTTCCAAGCAAATGGTGGCGCGCCGGCCTGCTCGTGCTGGCGGTAGCCGCCACCTTCGCCACCCACCGCACCCTGCTCGGCCGCGACCCGGGCGTGACGCTCGTCGTGATCTTGCTGGCGCTCAAGACGCTGGAACTGCGCGCGCGAAGAGACGCCTTCGTGCTGTTCTTCCTCGGCTTCTTCGCGATGCTGACGAACTTCTTCTACTCGCAGTCGCTGATGACGGCGTTCACCATGCTGCTCGCGCTGCTGGGCCTGCTGACCGCGCTGGTCAACGCGCACATGCCGGTGGGCAAGCCGCCGCTCATGCAGGCCGCCCGCACCGCCAGCTGGATGGCCCTGCTGGGCGCGCCGATCATGCTTGCGCTGTTCCTGCTGTTCCCGCGCTTCGCGCCGTTGTGGGGTACGCCCAGCGATGCCATGGCGGGCCGCACGGGCCTGTCGAACACCATGCGCGTGGGCACCATCGCCGAACTGGCGCTCGACGACAGTATTGCGGCGCGCATCAAGTTCGACAACGACCGCGCGCCGCCGCAAAGCCAGCTGTACTTCCGCGGCCCGGTGCTGACGCAGTTCGACGGGCGCGAGTGGACCGCACTACCGCCGTGGGCGCGTGGCGCGCAATCGTCGGCCAACCTGCGCACCAGCGGTGCTCCGGTTCGCTACGAGATCACGCTTGAGCCCAACCATAGGCCCTGGCTGCTCACGCTCGATGCCGCGCCAAGCGCCCCCGAGGCGCCGGGTTTCGACGTGACGGGCACGCCCGACCTGCAATGGATCGCGAACCGGCCGGTTTCCGACCTCGTGCGCTATCGCGCCGAAAGCTACACCCAGTTCCTGAGCGGCCCGACTCGGCAAACCGGCGCGCTGCGGCCTTACCTGGCCCTGCCATCCG containing:
- a CDS encoding AAA family ATPase; the protein is MDVAAKLATLLNQLNTVIVGKEAQVRDCVACLLAGGHLLIEDVPGVGKTTLAHALSHTFGLQFSRVQFTADLMPGDLSGVAIYDRGQQAFVFHPGPIFAQVLLADEINRASPKTQSALLEAMEEKQVTIEGETRPLPTPFFVIATQNPQDQLGTFALPESQLDRFLMRISLGYPDRAAERELLAGADRREMLATLPALLTAGELTALQQRVQQVHAAEPLLNYVQDLIAATRSGRWFLQGLSPRAGIAVLRAAKAQALLANRSYVAPDDVQSILPQTIAHRLTPVGDAGRGAVEQVRAMIADVPLP
- a CDS encoding DUF58 domain-containing protein, which codes for MIASLRSRIDGWFLSRRPPSDTLELTQRNVYIVPTRAGWTLAATLLVLLVASINYQLNLGYLLTFLLAGSVAVGMHVCHATLRGLAMHLTPPDAHYAGAAAVFRVVLHNTRRSVRYGIGMAVRGSGQWAWTDVPAEGTSTVEIAFKPERRGLHPVPPLTAETRFPLGTFRVWTVWRPAAQMLVYPTPEAHPPPLPPGEPLSGPAATSAALRSQSAGEYDGLRAYRRGDPLKLVVWKKAGRAQATGSEELVSRDMQQTQREELWLDAQATNLADTEARASRLCAWVLMADRLGVDYGIRIAGRVVQPSQGEAHRRACLEALALC